In Calditrichota bacterium, a single genomic region encodes these proteins:
- the rsfS gene encoding ribosome silencing factor: MDSKELAHLVAQLSLEKKAEDVLILDLRGVTTITDYFVICSGDTDIQVKAISDNIIDELSEQKIKVWHREGYESLNWVLLDLVDVVVHVFRPETRDFYNLEKLWGDAEITKIEDK; this comes from the coding sequence TTGGACTCAAAAGAATTAGCGCATTTAGTCGCCCAATTGTCTTTGGAAAAGAAAGCCGAAGACGTTTTGATTTTAGATTTGAGGGGGGTGACGACAATTACAGATTACTTTGTGATTTGCAGCGGTGATACAGACATTCAGGTGAAAGCCATTTCCGACAACATCATCGACGAACTTTCCGAGCAAAAAATCAAGGTGTGGCATCGGGAGGGATATGAATCATTAAATTGGGTGTTGTTAGATTTAGTCGATGTTGTTGTGCATGTCTTCCGCCCGGAGACGCGTGATTTTTATAATCTGGAAAAATTGTGGGGAGATGCTGAGATAACCAAGATTGAGGACAAATGA